Part of the Triticum urartu cultivar G1812 chromosome 2, Tu2.1, whole genome shotgun sequence genome, gattagagggatgtctatctaagtgggagttcttaagtaatatgattaattgaacttaaatttatcatgaacttagtcctggtagtattttgcaaattatgttgtagatcaatagctcgcgttgttgcttccctgtgtttattttgatatgttcctagagaaaattgtgttgaaagatgttagtagcaatgatgcggattggatccgtgatctgaggtttatcctcattgctgcacagaagaattatgtccttgatgcaccgctaggtgacagacctattgcaggagcagatgcagacgttatgaacgtttggctagctcaatatgatgactacttgatagtttagtgcaccatgcttaatggcttagaatcgggacttcaaagacgttttgaacgtcatggaccatatgagatgttccaggagttgaagttaatatttcaagcaaatacccgagttgagagatatgaagtctccaacaagttctatacctaaaagatggaggagaatcgctcaactagtgagcatgtactcagattgtctgggtactacaatcgcttgaatcaagtgggagttaatcttccagataaaatagtgattggcAGAATTCTCTAGTCATCATCACCAaattagtagaacttcgtgatgaactataatatgcaagggataacggaaacgattcccaagctcttcgtgatgctaaaatcgacgaaggtagaaatcaagaaaaacatcaagtgttgatggttgacgagaccactagtttcaagaaaacggaaaagggaagaaggcgaacttcaagaagaacggcaagcaagttgctgctcaagtgaagaagcccaagtctgatcctaaggctgagactaagtgcttctactgcaaagggactaatcattggaagtggaactgccccaagtatttagcgaataagaaggatggcaaagtgaacataagtatatttgatatacatgttattgatgtgtactttactagtgtttatagcaacccctcagtatttgatactagttcagttactatgattagtaacttgaatcgggagttgcagaatgaacaaagactagttaagggtgaggtggtgatgtgtgttggaagtagttccaagattgatatgatcatcattgcacactccctataatttcgggattagtgttgaacctaaataagtgttatttggtgtttgcgttgagcatgaatatgatttgatcatgtttattgtaatacggttattcatttaagtaagagaatacattattgttctgtttacatgaataaaaccttatatggttacacacccaataaAAATAGTttattggatctcgatcgtagtgatacacataatcataatattgaaaccaaaagctgaaaagttaataatgatagtgcaacttatttgtggcactgacatttaggtcatattggtgtaaagcgcatgaagaaactccatgctgatgggcttttggaatcacttgattatgaatcaattgatgcttgcgaaccatgcctcatgggcaagatgactaagactctgttcttcggaacaatggagcgagcaacagatttgttggaaatcatacatactgatgtatgtggtccgatgaatattgaggctcgcggcaagtatcattattttctgaccttcacagatgatttgagcagatatgagtatatctacttgatgaaacacaagtctgaaacatttgaatagttcaaagaatttcagagtgaagtggaaaatcatcgtaacaagaaaataaagtttctacgatctgatcgtagagaagagtatttgagttacgagtttggccttcagttacaaacaatgtgaaatagtttcactactcacaccacctggaacaccatagtgtaatggtgtgtccgaacgtcataaccgtactttattagatatagtgcgatctatgatgtctcttaccgatctaccactatcgttttggggttatgcattagagacagctgcattcacgttaaatagggcaccatctaaatccgttgagacgacaccgtgtgaactatggtttggcaagaaacctaagctgtcgtttcttaaagtttgaggttgcaatgcttatgtgaaaaagtttcaacttgataagctcaaacccaaatcggagaaatgtgtcttcataggatatccaaagaaaactattggatacaccttctatcacagatccgaaggcaagacttttgttggaTTACATGACGCGGCCCAAGCAACGCTAGTGGCTTCTGTGCCAATAAAATATACGAAGTCCAGGTTTAATTCAATATAAGTATAGAACGTTCGTTGCGTTTATCAGAGAGACTTGTGGTAGATGAGTTGGCTAGTTCGTTGTGCTTTGGATGTAGGGGCCCAGGTTCGAATTTCTATCTTGTAATTTTATTAGTACGGATTTTGATGCATACGATGTGGTTCCCGAATAAGTACCACCTCGTATATATGTTTTAAATgcaaactgaaagcgtaaatttaCAACAAGAAAgtgtattgtgacggtgaacccacagagtcaatccgtgctttattattagggatagattattattattattattattattgagAAAAACCATGCTTTATTAGTTTTTTAATACAatacagacgcaagcgctcatatacacgcgcatacactcactactatgaatgcacacacgcacaccctacctcTATGACCACCTTCGcaagactgagccggcatatcatcttgaaatttacaaagtcaccgtaggcatgcacatcgccggaaatcctgaaataagtTCAGGAATAAATGCGAGTATCAGGATTTGAACCCTAATGGACTGGGGATACCCTGCTTTTGCGGGTCGACGTGGGCTGGCACAGATGCAGACCCCCGCATAATGGACCCGTAAAAAAGCATATTCGCGGAATATACTTTTTTACGGGTCGGCTTTTGCGGGTTCTGATCTGGCGCAGCTCCTCCCGGCCCGTAAAACTTAGATTGATCTAGCATAATGCTTTTCTTTGCTTTTACAACAACATACAAAAGATATCACCAAATCTTGACTAGAATACcaaaaccaaagaaaacaagaaccacaagtaTGCATTTCAGAAGATTTTCAACTTTCATAACTGCTCCCACTAGTTGAAGCAATATCTTCTCCATGCACTCATTATTGATCTGCGGATTCTTGATCTTGCTTTCTTCATTCTTCATCTTTGGTTCCAAAGAAATAGATGTTGCTTCTCCTCTAGTTGCACATGCAACCACATCATTGCCTTCGATTGTACTAAGGAGTGCACTAACATCTATTAAGTTTCTTTCTATCAACAAATCAATGTATTGTCCTTCCCAAAACCAAAATGAGCATCCATCGTCCTACACAAAAGAATGAGCAAGCTTGAAGTGAGCTTCCGCAATTGAACTAAAGAATGAGCTATGGAATGAGCTACCGCAAGTGCACGTACCTCGTCGTTTTCGCATTTGTATAACACCCATTCGGGGTGCTTCGGCGTGCTCGAAGTGAGTCACAGCACTTGGCACGGGCAGTCGTCGCACTCTATGAGCGGCATCGGCAGACCACAAAGACGCTGAGCGAGCGCCGAGCCCGATGGACGGCCGAACGAGTCCATGCTCGCAATCTtttggcggcggcgggcggatgAACCTGCGCCTGCATGCGGCGATGCGCCCTTACCTAGGCTGCGGGAGAGGCTCCCCGGCCACTCCATCGCCTGGGGCAGCAACCGGCGGCCGGGAAAAACCAAATCCGGCAGTCCGCGATGAAGTGCCGCAGATCTGCAAATCCGACGGCCCGCCGACGCAGGGGGGAAGGGAGGGGAGGCCTCGTGCGCGTGGCGGCCTTCCGGCGTGCTCCTGCCGGCTGCTGTCGCCGAAATCTTGGGCGGCGGCGCAAGGGGGAGAGGAGGGGTGGTTGGTGGGAGAAAGCGCGGGATGAAATGTCTCCCACACCAACCGCTTCCGCTTATATGCAGGGCACCGCATCCGCGAGGGGGATACCCGTGTTTTCCCGGGTTGGGGTTGGGATTTTGCCGCGCCCCCTAAAAAAATTTGCGGGCCGAGGCGGGATGCGGTGTCTGATCGGGCTGCTTTTTCCGCCCCGACCTGCATTTTGACGGTTATTTTACGGGTTGGGCGGGATgcggtctgctagagttgctctaaccATTCAACCACAGATTGGTTCGTCAATGCTTTTTTTTTAGGGATTGGTTCGCCcatgctttattagtaggtatagactGGGCTGGATGTGACCCGATTGGTGAGTGTAGCAATCTCAGCAGTCAACACCCCTATCCCCACCACCACAAGAACTGCGatggatggcggcggcggcgtcggcggcggcgagtATGGCAATCTCAACGACCCCATCCCTTCCCCCACAAGATCTGCGACGGCGGATGGCGGCGGGGAAGATGTCGTGGAGGGGAGCCCTCCGCCGTTCAAAATCCGCAAGCTGGGCGCTCCGGGTACGAGTTCAATTCTCGCTGAGGATCAGAGTGGGGCCATGGCTGCCACGGACGGCAAGATCGGCGTCGAGCGGATGGATTCGGAAGAGGCCATTGAGTCGATGGCTGCCAGAGGCGGGCATGTGGATACAGAGATGACCCAATTCAAGTATGGCGAGGTTGCGGATGAGGAGCTTCGGAAGGACAAGATGAACGGAGGCAAATCAAAGCAGCAGATCAAGAacccggaggagggggaggtggagATGGACCTAGGCAAATCAAACTCCATCATCTCTGAGCAGGAGATCAAGGAGCTCTGTGCGCAGATGGACGAGATGGTCGCTTTTATGAATTACAGGATCATACCTTCAGCCCCACTCAtctgcagcagcagcagcaaggaGACGAAAGATGAACATGACAAGGCACCACAGTCGGGGATTGACGGCATCTTACAGCGGCTAGCGGATGTGCGCCGTGACATGTCCAAGCTCAAATTGGAACTGACCCCTTTCCGGCACAAGTATCCTTATGAGAAGGTGCTGACTTCTTcagaggagagggagaagaggaTCAAGTCCAGGCAGGAGTATGAGAAGATGGATAATAAGGAGAAGGCCAGGAGGCAGATGGAGTTCGACGCGAGTGACTTTGAGGGCTACTGTCAAGGCTTGACATCTTATGTTGAACACTTTGAATTCATAAGTAAGATATGGCCAACACTCCTAATTAATCACACAGCAGTGTTCGTTCTCTAATTGCCAACCAGCAAATTCCCTCCTTGTAGCAAATACCGATTCATGGTTTATTAGGATCGATGTACACTAACTTATTTCTGTTGGCAAAACTCTGCAGCCCTAGTGAGCCCCATGCACTTTACATACTACACGCCCAGACAGATCCCACACTATCTTGCTACCTACGGGACCACCTTGCAGATCTTGTCTTTCAAAATTGCCAACATCGATTTGGACCTGAAATGGCCACTCAAAGTGTATGGCGTCGTCGCCGCACGAGACAATGTGGATCGTAGACGCAATATTCTCTTCTTGAGGGAAAGGGGGAACTTCCAAGAGATCACCCAAGAAGTAAGCGCCTGCCGTATTCTATTAATATTCCCTTAGTTTGTTGATCCATTGGTTCGTTGCAATTAAGCATGTGTAATCATGATGCCTGCAGAAACCCTTCTTGTGTTTGACTGGCCCATCTCGTGCAATTTTGGCTAAGGACCCTGTTGACCTTGAAGTCCAACTAAAACTTAAAGGCACAACAGCGTCTGAAGACAGAGTGCTGATCACTAAAAGATGCCAGTACAGTGGCTATCATACCGATAATGGTTTATATACTCTTACCTTGAATAACCGTATTTGCACAACAGAGTTAAGCCTGCAGCAACTGTACTGTCAATCAGTCCAAGCAACTTTCTTGCGTGTCGGTGGCTTTGTTAAAGGCAATACATCCCCTTTCATTCATGGAGGCCGAGTTGCCTGCTCCTCACCACCTCATGGAGGCCAAGGAACTGCCCCGCCCACCCAAGTTGTGTTGCTTGATTCTTGTTATTGTGATGGTGGGAAGATGCCAATAGGCGAAGAAGATGGTTACCTTGATCTGTCAAGGCATGTTGTTTCTGTTGAATTAAGGAGAGTTAGAGACGTTTCTGAAGAATTGGAAGAAACCTTGAATGTTTTCATAGAAGCCTACTCAGACTCTTCTCCAGACTCTCCTCCTAAAGTTTCTGCGAAAGCTGATTTCATGGTCAAGCCTCAGTATTGCGGCATAAGTGAACATGAATGTGTCCTTGCCGGCTCTACGGTGAAGATTACCATTGCTTGGTCACCTATTCTTCGAACCAACAAGGTTATTCTATGAGAGGGATATATGTTTGACAGTGCTCGGGCGTGAATGTTATGAAGTATACCTGTTATATCTATCTATTTCTCTGGTTTGCCAGTAGTATTTTGTCTGTTCAAGTATTTGATCAGCTATTTAAGATGTTGACCTATTGTTGTATCGATCTGCTATGTAAGATTTCGACCATGTGCGTATCGACTCTGTTTTACAAgtcatctcttgatgtgtttctACTTTCATTACTGCTTTAACGTGTAAGTCATGTTGTGGGAAGTATTTCTGATTTGACTGTTAAGCAGGCACATTATGCAAAGAGTCTGGAATATTTTGTTAATATGCCATGTTACTCTCCCTAGTCTAGAATAATATTTGCTTTCATTCTGTTACGACTAGATTCAGATGGATAAGCTCTGCTGGGAACTTGAGTTGCAGCAAAACACTCAGTTTTCTTTTTTGTCTTGCTTAAAACCTCTGCCCAGTCAATGGGAATATGGAATGTGTGTCACTGGTGACGTGGCTTCAGTTGTACACAGTATGAAGCCATGTTAAGTTGCTCATGAACTACTTATCAGTCCTGTTTAACATGTGATCAGCTTGGTGCACAGCTATTTTGCAGAATGTTGTGACAGAAGAATGCTATGAAGTATGGTATGATACCCTTTGCCCAGCTATATCCATCTACTTCTGTTTTGTCAGTAGATGGTTTGTTTGTTCATGGCATGGTTTGATGATGCTACCTTTCATGAGGTCGGTTGAGATTTTCTCCAAAATATCGATTGATTTATAGCAAAGTCAAACCATCAATGACCATGAAAGTTACTCTGTTCCATTACATCTTATTCATGTGATACTTTCTTGCTTTTCCTTGCCAGATTAATCAGAAATCAGAAAAATGTCGATGCATATCGAAGAAAACAAGACAAGGTCGTTACCACAAATTGTATCTGTGAGAGGTCTCATTCTATACGTTTAGTTTTGAATGCTTGGAAGCCATTGGATTTTTATAGATGAAGTTGAGCTATTAGGAATCCGTAGATGAGCTCTGTTTAGAGAGAGCCGCGACAAGGATGACTTGAACGTTTTTCATGCTCGGTTTTGAGTTTTTCATGCTCGGTTTTGTTAGACAC contains:
- the LOC125540377 gene encoding uncharacterized protein LOC125540377, which produces MDGGGGVGGGEYGNLNDPIPSPTRSATADGGGEDVVEGSPPPFKIRKLGAPGTSSILAEDQSGAMAATDGKIGVERMDSEEAIESMAARGGHVDTEMTQFKYGEVADEELRKDKMNGGKSKQQIKNPEEGEVEMDLGKSNSIISEQEIKELCAQMDEMVAFMNYRIIPSAPLICSSSSKETKDEHDKAPQSGIDGILQRLADVRRDMSKLKLELTPFRHKYPYEKVLTSSEEREKRIKSRQEYEKMDNKEKARRQMEFDASDFEGYCQGLTSYVEHFEFITLVSPMHFTYYTPRQIPHYLATYGTTLQILSFKIANIDLDLKWPLKVYGVVAARDNVDRRRNILFLRERGNFQEITQEKPFLCLTGPSRAILAKDPVDLEVQLKLKGTTASEDRVLITKRCQYSGYHTDNGLYTLTLNNRICTTELSLQQLYCQSVQATFLRVGGFVKGNTSPFIHGGRVACSSPPHGGQGTAPPTQVVLLDSCYCDGGKMPIGEEDGYLDLSRHVVSVELRRVRDVSEELEETLNVFIEAYSDSSPDSPPKVSAKADFMVKPQYCGISEHECVLAGSTVKITIAWSPILRTNKVIL